Below is a genomic region from Rosa chinensis cultivar Old Blush chromosome 5, RchiOBHm-V2, whole genome shotgun sequence.
GGTTCATCCCTGGTATGACTGAGTATGGTTGAACCACCTTTCCTTTCTTAAAATAGAAACCAGAAACAACCATATAAGTTATCAGTACTAGGAGAAAGTTTAGAAACCCGGAGCTACTCAGGAGCACTGATCCGACAAGGATCAGAGTTGAACGATTTTTCCTTCTTGAATGTGCATGTTCAGGTTTCAAAGTAGAATTACCTCTCCTTATTTTGATTAGAGCTTTTGCACCATTACTGGGGTCAATCCTTCCGTTGCGAAGAGGTATTGACTTGATCCAGCAGTCCCCGTTTCTGAAATTAGCTACTGCACAGAAACAATCAGCTAGGCAAGTCTGCCTGCACCAATCCTCAGTTACCGGCGTAAACTTCTCATAATCAGATTGAGGCCATGCTGTGTTTTGCATCTCTTCGAAATAGAAAAGATCAGTCTCTGGTGAGGTCCCATCACAGCTTTGTTGCACGAAGTTCTGCTTGCATCCTCTGAGCTCATCATTAGGATCAATGAAGCTATAACCAACTGGGCACTGGCAACTTGGCCCTTGGTCATGTTGACATAAGCCGTTGAAACCACATGCACCACCGCCTTTATCTTGTGAAATGCTCACACAGATGTTTGGAGGTATGATGGACAAAGTGGACCAGGCCGTGATCCAGTGTCCACTTGTGCCAGTGCTTTTAGGGTAGACATAGTACCTCAACACTCCATCATAGTCAAGAGTTACTCTGTGGTAGAACTCCATGGTTGAAGCTGTATTGTTTAGAACAGCAGTAAGTATGCTTCCGTTCTTGCTAGTAAGGTAAATAGCTCCAGTCTGGTTGAAGATGACTTGATATCCGATCTCCATACTTTGTGTTGACCAATAAGGAAAATTAGCAGTATCCGATGGGTAATGTGTTGTGTAAAGCAGGAGATTTCCATCATCTTGTAGTGTAAACATGAATCTTCCTTTGGAGTAATTTGTTGCTGTTGTGGGAGCAAAGAGGATGGTGCCTTGATTTAGAGTCTGCGTGGGTAGAAGTGTATTTGTTGGCCTAGTAAAACTCTCCCACAAATACATTGAATTTTGATTAGCCAACACGAAATTTCCTGTGTCGAGCATGGCTGCATAGGCTACTTCCCTCCCTACTGAATCAGCAAGCAGTAATTGTTTGCTTGTCGCAGCATCATTGAGTAAAAGCTGGCCATCTGCATTTAGTACCACTTTTGATCCCTTCTGCAGTAGATTGTTGGCATTGGCTGACCATACAATAGTCCTTTCAGCTATTTTGTTAAACCAAATGGCTAGTAAGAAGCCATTACTACTAACTTCTTGGAAACCGAAAGCGAATTCCCCCGATGGCGAGGCCCAGAAAGAGTTATTGTCAAGTGCAGTGAGTGATGAGCCCAAGGATATGTTCTTATAAGTTTGAGCAACTGCGGAAATTGGGAGTAgctgtagaagaagaagaagaagaagaagaagaagaaggtaaaaAGGATATGGTAGCAGTATAGAAGCCATGGTATGAAAGTATGGAAGTGTCAATGGTGATATACAGAATGCAATCATCATTTGCATTATATAGACCATTTTTAGTAGGACAAGGATTATATCGACACTCCATCGATCATAGTTATTTTATTCACTTCTTCTGCTTTCTAATTATTTTTGCAATTAATAGATAAACTATATATAGCCGCGAGCTGCAGGCTGCTTCGCATCTAGAGAATTTGTATGAGCAATTATTTTGGATTCTAAATCTCAAACCTTGACTTTCTCGTTTTATTATATAATGGCCGGCTATGACTTgatgtatatatatggaaaCTTATGACTTATGAGGTCAAGCAATTGCATTGGAAGACGGATGGTTTTCGAGTTGAACCGTCACAAATGGTTGATGTAAGCCGGTATTCATCAAGTTCTGGATGATTCCTCGAGTCTTTTCCAGGCATATAAGCATGTTGAGTTGTATCATTGAGCGGCCTATAGATTAACAAGACGTACGTGTTCTTTGTGATTCTTAGTTTTAATGCTTTTCGTTTTGAGCAGTGATGAAATATTTGAGCTATACTGATGAAATATttggggaagaaaaaaaaggtgcaTATGGAGCTTgtgcttttgcttttgccaTATTGTTTGCTATTTGTGATGGGTTTTGGAATGGAAATGTAAGTGGAAATCTTGAAGGTTAGTCTTTGGTGGTTTTGTGTGGaagtggaattttttttttttttttgattgaagaTAGAAGAGCAACAATGCTCTCCATCTCCCATTTATTTcaaaagaaattaagaaaaagataCACATAAGAGGGGGGTTCTAAGTAGGTGTTTTGTGTGGAAGTGGAAATTCACATGTAAATGGCAAAGTGTTTGTTAATATTATTTCAGTCAGTTTTATGTTCCATTTTTTGCTTTAGCCCTCGTGTAAATGCTGGAGGTTCTGTTTTTTTATCAACTGATTGGTCGTGGGTTCAATTTTCCAAATAAGCATTTCATCATTGAAGGTGATCTCCATTTGTTCCCCATTGCACTCTGTGTTCGTCAATATTACTTCATTCAATTCCAATACGTACGTGCTAGCTTAGAACAGAAAAATATGAGGTTGGCTTGTTATGTCTTGACTTAGATGATTAATTGATATTCAATAGGTTGTTGTAGTTTTCAACTTTTGATCCATCTTGATAGGAATTATTTAGTACTTGTCCCAATAATGTTTGTTTAGTACTAGATCGATCAGGTagcaaatatacatatatatacacacacacacacacacggacgAGTtcgaaagaggacgtccgcactttcgttaaagtgcggacggcgctgcTGCAGCTCGACTCGGGGTGCGACGGAGCGGCGGAGCTTGCCGACTGACGCCACGGGTCAGACGGACGggtctgcagtcggtggagtcACTGCCGATGTGGTTGCAGCCTTGCCCAGAAACCTGTAGTTGCAGGTGAgctcgctgcccagaaacctgcaactccgacctcctccgaccttgaacgctgcccagaaccgtccGCCAAGCCTCCGGCCTCCGTCCTCCAAGCCCCGAGCTGTCGTCGCAGCCTGGAACGCCGCTGCTGCGTCGCCGTCCgcacgtccgcttcagaacccgcccctatatatatatatatatatatatatatatatttggctcTTTTCAATTGCATTTATCTGTCACTGCACTATTAGACTTCATGACAGGAATTATTTAGTACTGGTCCCAACAGATGTTTGTTGTTTAGTACTGGCTAGATCAATCAGGTAGCAAATATATATACGTGTAGATTTGGCTCTTTTCAATTGCATTTATCTGTCACTGCACTATTAGACTTCTCGACAGGAATTATTTAGTACTGGTCCCAACTCCCAACAGATGTTTGTTTAGTACTAAATCGATCAGGTAGCGAATTTACATGTAGATTTGGCTATTTTCAATTGCATTTATTTGTCACTGCACTATTAGACTTCTTCAAACAATAGACTCCGTCAACGTTTTCATAATCCCTAGATAGCTTCTTACACTCTgtaatattttttgtttcttgttgAGTGCACAGTTTCGCATTGCCTTCTTTGtagaaaaggaaaatgattttgtACTTTTATCGATATTACTTAATTAGGCATTCTTCATCAATAATCATACGTTTCTGTCTTTATGTACTTGTACGTGTATGTTATTCACTCATTCTCCACTAGCAGATGGAGTTTCTTTAGCTTGCAGCAATCGTATGCCTAATCAGATAGTATCATTTGATCTTCATCTTCTGGACATGATTGTATGCACTGACAGTGCAAGTGCACTGCCAGAtattttaatctctaaaaaaataacagtcCCTCATATAATCCactcttttatatattttaatataaaaaaaattacattaattCATATTACAAGTACACATGCACTGACGGTGCATGGAATACACTCACAATGTACAATTTGGCTGCTACACTCATGCAAATACAAGATCCCTCTTGCAACACCTATGGCAATTTGGCTCCTAtgctatatatatttaatttatttgAGTTGTAATTTAACTGTAACTGCAATTAAATTTATttgctttattttttgttaaatatttccTATAGATTTAATAATAGAATAAGCTATAATGTATTGTCTTGTTGGTCACTTGGTCTTATGATTTTCGTAGGGTTATTTACTTTTCATAAATTTCTAATCGGCATAACAGTAATTAAACTTGAAACCTTAAGCATTAGTTCAACCATCCCCAACCATTACGCACAATTAATAGCTATAGAAGGAGAAGCAAAAGCAAGAAAGCACATGGTAGTTCAAAATCTATGGTATGAAAGAGGTATAAACCCCACTTGCATTCTGCCATTAAATCTAGACATAAGTTTGTCAACTTTTGCAGGGGCACACTTCAACCTCTTTGTTGTAGTAAaatggaattgcagagagaattgtgtgtttattatatgataataggagccctttatatagggaattACAGAGTACATAAAatgtaatagaatccgaacataatTAGGAAActtagaaccttctcctattacaactctaggactaaaccctagtttgaagaggcacacatatGTCGACTtctttcaacactcccccttgtgccactcaaacttggtgatgacgctttgatcgttgcctcactaaaaactttgccaggtaacaaaaaccctatgggacaaaaataaccttggtcaaaggacaaaaagagcacaacacatccttcactcttcgagatcgaacatgtagacatcatacctccccctgatgtcaatatctccccctgattgctacaatcatgggagttcagataactttctcaatttgatgctcttcacatgtttctggaaggtggatttaggtaacgacttggtaaataagtctgctacattatcctcagatcggatttgattcacttcaatatttagaagtgcttgttgttactgattgtaaaagaacttaggcgatatatgtttggtgttgtcgcccttgatgaaacctaacttcatttgctcaatacaagctgcattatcttcataaatgcatgtaggttcatctgtggtaaacttcaaaccacaagttcctcgaatgtgtctaattacagaccttagctatatgcattctcgcacggcttcatgtagagcaataatctctgcatgatttgaggaagtagcaacaaaggtctgctttgtagacctccaagatatcgtagtgcttcccatggtaaagacataacccgtttgggagttacctttgtgagggtcagagagataccctgcatcagcaaaacccatcaagacatcgttgtcattttgatgaagGAGAGGAGGAGGACGTCGGCCACCATGGGTGGTGGCTATAGCGTCAACATCATggaaggtggcatttttccttgtggggtccgatcccatacttctgtcatttcttttctctttgtagggataaaacaagtccatatcaatcgtacctctcaagtatcgaaagattgtctttataccaatctaatggcggtaggttggcgcagaactatgtcaagctaataagttcactgcgaacgagatgtccggtcttgtgcattgagctaagtacaataatgcgcctattgcacttagatagggcacttcagcctctaataagtcttcgtcctcatcccttggacgaaatggatattTTCCGGCCTCAAGACTACTGCTGATCATGgaagtactcacaggctttgctttatcttcattaaagcgcctcaataatttttgagtatatgttgactgatggatcataatcccatcactacagtGCTCGAGTTAtagtccgagacaaaaccgtgttttcccaagatctttcatctcaaattcggattccaagtatttagcagtttcctttaactcatctagagttccaattaggttcatgtcttTGACacaaactgctacaattgcaaatccggcacttgtccttttaataaacacgcatgatcatatttcattgttcacatatcccttcccaatcaagtagtcacttagacggttataccacatccgtccggattgtttcaatccatatagtgagtgtcTTAATCTTATTGACAACGCTCTCTGTGGTTTatagccacttgatttgggtaattgaagtccatctggaaccttcatatatatctctgaatctagatccccatagagaaatgttgtaaccacatccataagctgcatgttaagtttttcagaaactaccaaactgacaaggtagcggaatgttataacgtccattacgggataatatgtctcctcgtagtcaattctagggcgttgtgagaaaccttgcgccacaaggcgggtcttgtatctaacaacctcatttttctcattacactttctaacaaagaccatttatggccaacaggctttatacttgggggtgtcagcgttataggcctaAATAGCTATCTCTtagttagtgaatccaattcaaccttgatcacatcttttc
It encodes:
- the LOC112166565 gene encoding G-type lectin S-receptor-like serine/threonine-protein kinase LECRK3, with product MASILLPYPFYLLLLLLLLLLLQLLPISAVAQTYKNISLGSSLTALDNNSFWASPSGEFAFGFQEVSSNGFLLAIWFNKIAERTIVWSANANNLLQKGSKVVLNADGQLLLNDAATSKQLLLADSVGREVAYAAMLDTGNFVLANQNSMYLWESFTRPTNTLLPTQTLNQGTILFAPTTATNYSKGRFMFTLQDDGNLLLYTTHYPSDTANFPYWSTQSMEIGYQVIFNQTGAIYLTSKNGSILTAVLNNTASTMEFYHRVTLDYDGVLRYYVYPKSTGTSGHWITAWSTLSIIPPNICVSISQDKGGGACGFNGLCQHDQGPSCQCPVGYSFIDPNDELRGCKQNFVQQSCDGTSPETDLFYFEEMQNTAWPQSDYEKFTPVTEDWCRQTCLADCFCAVANFRNGDCWIKSIPLRNGRIDPSNGAKALIKIRRGNSTLKPEHAHSRRKNRSTLILVGSVLLSSSGFLNFLLVLITYMVVSGFYFKKGKVVQPYSVIPGMNLICFTYEELNKATNEFKEELGRGAFATVFRGDLESDNGRSVAVKRLNTTVKESELEFKAELSAIGRTNHRNLVQLIGFCNEGEHRILVYEFMSNGSLASFLFGESRPSWHQRRQIALGTARGLLYLHEECSSQIIHCDIKPQNVLLDDSFTARISDFGLAKLLKTDQTRTTTGIRGTKGYVAPEWFKNMPITTKVDVYSYGILLLEIICLRKYFEAEAEDEDQMILADWAYDCYVEKKLHLLFDNDDEAVHDIKNLEKYLMIAFWCIQEDPSLRPTTKKLTLMLEGTVDVSIPPDPSSFASSIL